Genomic DNA from Nomascus leucogenys isolate Asia chromosome 10, Asia_NLE_v1, whole genome shotgun sequence:
CTGCGTGGGAGTCGCGGGTGGGGGTGCCGCGTGCAGTTCCCGAGGCAGGCGCAGGGGTGCAGAATGAGGTGCCCTCGCCCACCGGGTGCTCACTCCACCTTCCAACCAGAGCGCGTCTTTCCGGAAGCTGCCCCCGCCTTGAAATCCAACCTTTAGCCCCATCCCGCTGCCCGCCCAGCCCTCGTGTCCCGTGCGGCGCGAGGGCTAGTGCGCGCCACTGCCAGCAGCCGGGGTCGCGACTCGCGTTCCACGCCGCGCGCTACTCGCTCCAGGTGACATCATCCCCCTGCCGGGCTCCGCCTCCCGCCCCAGCCGCCGCACGCCGCGCGCCTATTGGTAGATGCACCTTTTGCCCCGCCTCTCGCTCTCCGCCCGCGCGACCCCTCCCGGCCGGTGTGGAGGCGGGGTCTAGTCGCCGGCCGGCGCCGACGCTTTCTTCCATTGGCCGCTCGTCGCCGTCTGTCAGTCTCCTGTTAAAGGGGCCACGACCGCCCGGGAGCcgtgggggggagggggagggaggaggaatttttttggggggaaggtGGGATTTGGGGGGCGCTGGTGGGCACCCCTGTATCTGGCGGCTGCGGCCTCGCGGGGGGAGGCTGATCGGTGACAGGGGCAGGGGGCTATTTTGGGGGTAGAAGGCAGTGAGAGCGTGAGGGGGAGGGGGTCCCCAGCGCCCAAGCCCGAGCCAGAGACGCGGAGCCCGCGCGAGCGTCGGAGACAGGGCTCCAGGGCTCCGAAGCGACAGAGCCGGGCCCCGGCCGCTGCCAGGGGCCCCGCCCGGcccccccactccaccccacgtCCCTCCTGCAGCCCAGCTCCGCCCGCAGCCGCCGCGGACCAGGCAGGTAAGAGCCCGGCCCGGCCCTCCTGGCAGCGCCCACCCCGGGGACCCCTTGGCGAGCCTCCCACGCCTCCCCGAGATCCCGGATTCCCTTCCTCATCCCAGGGGACCCCCGAGCCCAGATTTCACAGCCCAACCCCGGGGACTCAGGCGTGCCCCTCCCGGCGCCCAGAGTCCCCGACCGAACCCTAGAATCCCGGGCGCACCGCCGCCTCGCGCCTCCTCCAGGGCCCAGGAGCTTGGATTTCCCGGTCCGGCCCCGGGACCCCTCTAGAGCCTAGATTCCCCTTCCTGACCCTGTCCTGGGAGCTCCAGACACCCGCCGCGGCGGTGCCAGACTCCCCAGGCGCGTCCGCATCGTCCCCGCTTCGCACACTCCGTCTCCCGTCGCCAGCCTCGGGCTTGCACAGCCGGCCGCGTCCCAGGGTCCAAGCAGGCTCGGCGGCCGCCCTGGACACAGGCCCGCTCTGGAGCTGTCCATGGTCAGCGCGCTCGGCAGCCTCGCCTCCCCCCACCTCCCGCCGCCGCCACTAGGGAGGGGGCGCAGGCAGCGCGGGGATCCCCCCCGCCGCGCCTTTGACCCGGGAATACCCGGGCCCTCCCCGACCCGGGCGCCCCAGCCTCTGGGTTCTGCCGGCCAGGCTCGTGGCCCCGTCCTCGGCACCCCGGGTTCCTGGGACTCCAGCTGCTCCCTGAGGATCCAGGGCTTCTGAATTTTACTGTTCTGGTCGCCGTGGGGACCATGGCATCCGGGCATGCAGCTCCCACCCCGTTCGGGAAGCCTGCCCGTGTCTACACCTCTGCTGGCCCCAGGTGGTAGCCCTCACCCCGTCAGAACCTAGGAATCCTGTTCCCCAGCGTTTGCTCTGCTTAGAACCCCGTTCAACAGCCGCTGTGCCCTGCAGACACACAGACTTAGCCTCCTGGCACCCAGCATCTGCTCCCTGAGGGACTCAGGCGCCATGACTCGCTTCCTCTGGGGGACCCGGAATGTGATTCTCAATGCAGTTCTCTGACTTATGTTCACACTCCCCCTTGGGGACCTAAATGTCTTGGTCCCAGTCTTGTATCCCCTCAGGGACCCAGGAGTTCAGACCCCAGCTTCTGTACTGCCCACCAGCTTTTACTGAGGCTGTCTGCCTCAACTCCCTCTCCAAACAAGACCTCAGGCTCTCACCTTCCAATCCCCCATCATTTATCTCCACAAGCATTCAGAAGTCCAGGCTCCCAGCTCTGTCCACTACCCTCCCCAGCAGGTATCTAGTTTCTCAGCTCTCACTTTTAGGAACTAGGTCTTCACAGCCTCATCACTCTGCCCCATCAACTTCACATCTCCTGTGGCCTTAACAAACCCCTGTCTCATCCTCATGTCACCCCAGGTGGTGGGGTTCAGGACTCTCTACTCTTTCCCCTAAGACGCAGATTGTTGAGATGTTTCTAGCAGTCCATTGCCCCCTGAGGCTCAGATGAGTTCCCATTCTCCAAGTACACTCTCCCAGGCCAATGAGCCGAATACACATCACCTCCTCCAGATGTTTTCTGTGGCCTGGGCTCATAAGGAGAATCTAGAAGCTACCTGCTGCCatacaaatttctttctttctttctttctatttttttgaaacaaggtctctgttgcccaggctggagtgcagtggcacagccacagctcactgcagcctccacctcctgggctcaggtgatcttcccaccttagcctcctgagtagttgggaccacaggcactcaccaccaggcctggctaattaaaaaaattttttttggccaggcgcggtggctcatgccggtaatcccagcacttcgggaggctgaagcgggtggatcacctgaggtcaggattttgagaccagcctggccaacatggagaaaccctgtctctactaaaaatacagaattagccaggtgtggtggcacatgcctataatcccagctactcaggaggctgaggcaggagagtcgcttgaaccctggaggtggaggttgcattgagctgagatcgcgccactgcattccagcctgaacaacaagagcgaaagtccgtctcaaaaaaaaattttattttattttatttttaaattttttgtagagatgggggtttcgccatgttgcccagactggtctgaaactcctaggctcaagcgatccttctccGTCggctcccaaaagtgctgggattacaggcatggccatcgtgcctggcccggCCACATTTCTTGTCGCACATGTGCTCTTGCATTGCTCCATGTTCTAGATTCCTTCTAAACACAAGAACACTCCCAGTTGATGTCTGTTCTGTGTTCCATTTTCATTCCAGGCATGGTCTGAGTTCTAGGCCAgatgccaaatttttttttttttttttttttttttgagacggagtcttgctgtgtctcccaggctggagtgcagtggcgtgatctcggctcactgcaagctctgccttccgggtccacgccattctcctgcctcagcctcccaagtagctgggactacaggtgcctgccaccacgcccagctaattttttgtatttttagtggagacggggtatcaccatgttagccaggagggtcttgatctgttaacctcgtgatccgcctgcctcggcctcccaaagtgttgggattacaggcaggagccaccacgcctggcctgttgtttagtttttattttatttttgagacggagtctcgctgtgtcacccaggctggagtgcagtggtacgatctcagctcactgcaacctctgcctcccaggttcaagcagttctcctgcctcagcctcccaagtagctgggactacaggcacatgccaccatgcctggctaattttttttttgtatttttagtagagacagggttttgccatgttggccaggctggtctcgaactcccgacctcaagtgatccccctcctgcctcccaaagtgctgggattacaggtgtgagccaccacacctggcctgttgttTAGACATTGGATCTCATTATGTTACTgagatgatcctctcaccttggccttccaaagtgctggaattacaagcatgagccactgtgcctggccctaatttcacattcttttttatttttattttttttttgagactgagtctcactctgttgcccaggtcggagtgcagtgacgcaatcccggctcactgcaacctccacctcctgtgttcaagcaaattctcctgcctcagcccctcgaggagctgggattacaggtgtgtaccaccacgcctggctaattttttgtgtttttagtagagacgggatttcaccatgttggctaggctggtctcgaaatcctgacctcaaatgatccgcccggctcagcctcccaaaatgctgggattacaggcgtgaaccaccgcacccggcctcatatTCTTAAACGTAAAAGATTCCCAGTGAAGTGTTCTACATAATGTTTTCCTTCCCCTGGTTCTAGGTTCTAGGCCCattcattttctgtcattttttcccCAGTGCAGCCTTAGTTTAGAACTTGTCCCCTGGTGGATTGTGGGTTTTCTCCTCCATCTGCCACTTTGGCATTCTAAGCTTGTTCTAGGCTCTCTCTTCTTCTGGAGCCTTCAGCCTA
This window encodes:
- the C10H19orf73 gene encoding putative uncharacterized protein C19orf73 homolog yields the protein MPGCHGPHGDQNSKIQKPWILREQLESQEPGVPRTGPRAWPAEPRGWGARVGEGPGIPGSKARRGGSPRCLRPLPSGGGGRWGEARLPSALTMDSSRAGLCPGRPPSLLGPWDAAGCASPRLATGDGVCEAGTMRTRLGSLAPPRRVSGAPRTGRLTDGDERPMEESVGAGRRLDPASTPAGRGRAGGEREAGQKRPPTGSGCVSGLWRKGLGLRPQTLLRVGGVVLSSAPALRPRLGPGLRPPPLD